The following are encoded in a window of Ogataea parapolymorpha DL-1 chromosome VII, whole genome shotgun sequence genomic DNA:
- a CDS encoding Pro-apoptotic serine protease NMA111 — protein sequence MFETEDYHPKRHGDPPSNGHAKKQKCDDISMDDVDSVLGSELGDFVKQDHSRWQHIVEKVVKSVVSIHFAQVVNFDTESALCSEATGFVVDAKLGIILTNRHVVGPGPFIGYAVFDNHEECEVKPIYRDPVHDFGFLRYNPADIKYMDVGELQLRPDLAKIGAEIMVIGNDSGEKLSILSGFISRLDRNAPDYGINSYNDFNTEYLQAAASASGGSSGSPVVNIDGHAVALQAGGNTETSTDFFLPVYRVLRALKCIQNNEPITRGSIQVQWLLEPFDKCRRLGLRAETEKLMREKFPSLNGLLVSAVTLPEGPADGLIREGDCLISINGELISTFITVDEILDTHVGKEIEIVIQRGGKDLTVRCTVGDLHSITPRRYVTVCGATFNDLSYQLARIYAVAVKGVHVSNAAGSFVFGNNVPNGWLLDSIDDKDVSNLDEFIEVMKSIPDSAFVTVKCRHLTDLHVPIIKIIQIDRHWHSSFRLAERNDTTGLWDFTTLQEKPLPPPALSPKNAKFVGLPIEFEGCKQLDRSLVMLKSTMPVPLDSFSGQSRKSYAVVIDATNGYLLASRYCVPHDLLDVTMTVAESIIVPAKVVFLHPTKGYAILKYDPKLILAPLQTPQFGEKPLGRGDKVVFIGHNRAQRVVVDETKVSDIGIIHLPNNVTSPRFKASNFEALLIDSNLGQQCGSGVLCDPSGLVRAFWLAFDADEDKTYSMGLDATDVLWELENLKTQQVPELKFIDAEFGNIPIVNARISGVPQEWITKIEEKSADQPRLLSVPKVSISLDNKPSCGLRHGDIVLSANNRVITQFRDIDHVIRDLEENKNEIAFKIVRNKQIMDINVPLVLSSSFVTKHMVYWAGAVLQEPHHGVRQVIKQLPSKVYCTAMAPGSPSRLYTIGVTNFITHVNEKPTPTLDEFVKVVKEIKDNSYCKLRIVSFDNVPFAQTLKVNYHYFETMEMKNEEGWHEYGELDSSSLHA from the coding sequence ATGTTCGAGACTGAGGATTATCACCCTAAGCGACATGGAGATCCTCCGTCAAATGGCCACGCTAAAAAACAAAAGTGTGATGATATATCCATGGATGATGTGGATTCAGTGTTGGGATCTGAGCTAGGAGACTTTGTAAAGCAAGATCATTCGAGATGGCAGCATATCGTGGAAAAAGTTGTCAAATCTGTGGTTTCGATCCACTTTGCTCAAGTGGTGAACTTTGATACGGAGAGCGCTCTTTGCAGTGAGGCTACGGGATTTGTTGTTGACGCAAAACTGGGAATAATTCTGACTAATAGACATGTCGTTGGACCAGGGCCCTTCATCGGATATGCTGTGTTTGATAACCATGAAGAATGCGAGGTCAAACCAATCTACAGGGATCCCGTGCACGACTTTGGATTTCTCAGATATAACCCAGCAGATATAAAATACATGGATGTTGGTGAATTACAGTTAAGGCCAGATCTTGCCAAGATCGGAGCAGAAATAATGGTCATAGGCAACGATTCGGGTGAAAAACTTTCTATACTCTCCGGCTTCATCTCAAGACTCGACAGAAATGCCCCAGACTATGGAATTAACTCATACAACGACTTCAACACAGAATATTTgcaagcagcagcttcggCTTCGGGAGGGTCCTCGGGTTCCCCCGTTGTCAATATAGATGGCCATGCGGTGGCTTTACAAGCAGGAGGTAATACAGAAACCTCTACGGACTTTTTTCTGCCTGTGTATCGAGTTCTTCGCGCTCTGAAATGCATTCAGAATAACGAGCCTATTACGAGAGGAAGTATTCAAGTTCAATGGCTATTGGAACCGTTCGATAAATGTCGCCGGCTGGGACTTCGcgcagagacagaaaaaCTGATGAGAGAAAAGTTTCCGAGTCTCAATGGTCTTCTAGTCTCTGCTGTCACGTTACCTGAAGGCCCTGCTGATGGGCTGATAAGAGAAGGTGATTGTTTGATATCGATCAACGGAGAGTTGATATCCACATTTATCACTGTGGATGAAATTCTGGACACTCATGTCGGTAAAGAGATTGAGATAGTCATTCAGAGAGGAGGCAAAGATTTAACTGTTCGCTGTACTGTTGGAGATCTTCACTCAATTACACCTAGACGGTACGTCACCGTTTGCGGTGCAACTTTCAATGATCTGAGTTACCAACTCGCTAGAATTTATGCAGTGGCAGTGAAAGGTGTTCACGTTAGCAATGCCGCTGGCTCTTTTGTGTTTGGCAACAATGTTCCTAATGGATGGCTCTTAGACTCGATCGACGATAAAGATGTGTCTAATCTCGACGAATTCATCGAGGTCATGAAATCAATCCCGGACTCTGCTTTTGTGACCGTCAAGTGCCGCCATCTTACGGACCTTCATGTCCCAATTATCAAAATCATCCAAATCGATCGCCACTGGCACTCTAGTTTCCGTTTAGCAGAAAGAAACGACACGACTGGTCTTTGGGATTTCACAACTCTGCAAGAGAAACCATTACCACCACCGGCTCTGTCCCCGAAAAATGCCAAGTTTGTGGGGCTTCCGATCGAATTTGAAGGTTGTAAGCAACTCGATCGTTCTTTGGTGATGTTAAAGAGCACCATGCCTGTCCCGCTGGATTCGTTCAGTGGACAATCTCGCAAGTCGTACGCAGTTGTGATTGATGCTACCAACGGATATCTTCTTGCTTCGAGGTACTGTGTACCTCATGACCTCTTGGATGTTACTATGACCGTTGCAGAATCGATCATAGTGCCAGCTAAGGTTGTCTTCTTACACCCAACCAAGGGATATGCTATTTTGAAATACGATCCCAAATTAATATTGGCTCCTTTGCAAACTCCCCAGTTCGGCGAGAAGCCTTTGGGAAGAGGTGACAAAGTGGTGTTTATTGGCCACAACAGAGCTCAGAGGGTGGTTGTTGACGAAACAAAAGTCAGTGACATTGGAATCATACATCTTCCGAATAATGTCACCTCCCCCAGATTCAAGGCCTCCAATTTCGAAGCCCTACTAATTGACTCAAACTTAGGCCAGCAATGTGGTTCTGGAGTTCTTTGTGACCCCAGTGGACTGGTCCGCGCGTTTTGGCTTGCCTTCGACGcggacgaggacaagaCCTATTCTATGGGGCTGGACGCTACAGATGTGCTCTGGGAACtcgaaaacctcaaaaCCCAGCAGGTCCCGGAGCTCAAATTCATTGATGCTGAATTTGGTAACATCCCTATCGTTAATGCTAGAATCAGTGGTGTTCCGCAGGAATGGATCACAAAAATTGAAGAAAAGTCTGCAGATCAACCCAGACTGCTCAGCGTTCCCAAGGTAAGCATTTCACTCGATAACAAGCCCTCTTGTGGTCTCAGACACGGAGATATTGTGCTGAGTGCAAATAATCGAGTCATCACACAATTTCGTGATATTGACCATGTTATCAGAGACCTCGAAGAGAATAAAAACGAAATTGCGTTCAAAATCGTCAGAAACAAGCAAATCATGGACATCAATGTTCCTTTGGTTTTGAGTAGCTCCTTTGTCACTAAGCACATGGTCTACTGGGCCGGTGCTGTGTTACAGGAGCCTCATCATGGTGTAAGACAAGTGATCAAACAACTACCTTCCAAAGTCTATTGTACGGCCATGGCGCCAGGATCTCCCTCTAGATTATACACCATTGGCGTCACGAATTTCATCACGCATGTTAATGAAAAGCCAACACCAACTTTGGACGAGTTCGTTAAGGTCGTgaaagaaatcaaagacaATTCATATTGCAAGTTAAGAATCGTGTCTTTTGACAACGTCCCATTTGCACAAACGCTCAAAGTCAACTACCACTACTTTGAGACTATGGAGatgaaaaacgaggagGGGTGGCATGAATACGGTGAGCTGgactcctcctctttgCATGCATAG
- a CDS encoding NADH dehydrogenase (ubiquinone) Fe-S protein 4 yields the protein MFRGSRLFHTVRALRNEKTVSSVNQVLQESTNQKQIISGAPAELAANRMVRIYKEAKAATQSSANNAKYWKIDWDVLPRGNRWENDLIGYQSSSDYMQGTRLSFETKESAISFANNQGWDYFIQEPKKRKFKKKEYAANFYHSSGPLKHIRTK from the coding sequence ATGTTTAGAGGGTCTCGTTTGTTCCATACAGTGCGTGCTTTGCGCAATGAAAAAACGGTTTCTTCTGTAAACCAGGTTTTGCAAGAATCTACAAACCAAAAACAAATCATTAGCGGAGCTCCAGCGGAGCTTGCCGCAAACAGAATGGTTCGTATCTATAAAGAAGCGAAAGCGGCCACGCAATCGTCTGCCAACAACGCGAAATACTGGAAAATTGACTGGGATGTGCTTCCTAGAGGAAACAGGTGGGAGAATGATTTGATTGGGTATCAGTCTTCAAGTGACTATATGCAAGGCACCAGACTTTCTTTTGAGACTAAGGAAAGTGCTATTAGCTTTGCTAATAATCAGGGATGGGATTATTTCATCCaagagccaaagaaaaggaagttcaagaagaaagaataCGCGGCAAACTTCTATCATTCTTCCGGACCTTTGAAGCATATCAGAACTAAGTAG